A window of the Cucurbita pepo subsp. pepo cultivar mu-cu-16 chromosome LG01, ASM280686v2, whole genome shotgun sequence genome harbors these coding sequences:
- the LOC111778819 gene encoding peroxisomal nicotinamide adenine dinucleotide carrier-like isoform X2, whose amino-acid sequence MSDALINGLAGAGGGVIAQLITYPLQTVNTRQQTERDVKNEKRKLGTLQLMCQVVKHEGWDRLYGGLGPSLVGTSVSQGVYYYFYQIFRSKAEAASLERMKAGIGDGSVGMLSSLLVAAVSGCVNVLLTNPIWVVVTRMQTHKKVSKPSLPGGAPLTPLDETVPAAVNPPSYRTTHAIQELYDEAGIRGFWKGVIPTLIMVSNPSIQFMLYETMLNKLKKQRALRKVGSGVTALEIFLLGALAKLGATVVTYPLLVVKARLQAKQVVAGDKRHQYKGTFDAIIKMIRYEGVYGFYKGMGTKIVQSVLAAAVLFMVKEELVRSTRFLLTKGAIGRAKSKPQ is encoded by the exons ATGTCGGATGCGTTGATCAATGGATTGGCTGGAGCTGGAGGAGGGGTCATTGCTCAACTCATCACATACCCTCTTCAAACT GTGAATACTCGGCAGCAAACAGAGCGCGATGTGAAGAACGAGAAGAGGAAACTTGGAACATTGCAGCTGATGTGTCAG GTTGTAAAACATGAAGGATGGGACCGGCTGTATGGTGGCTTGGGGCCGTCTCTGGTGGGTACGTCTGTGTCTCAG GGTGTTTACTATTATTTCTACCAAATATTCAGGAGCAAGGCTGAAGCGGCTTCTCTTGAACGAATGAAGGCGGGGATTGGAGACGGATCAGTTGGGATGCTTTCCTCTCTTCTGGTGGCTGCTGTATCTGG GTGCGTTAACGTACTGTTGACAAATCCGATATGGGTGGTTGTTACACGGATGCAG ACACATAAAAAGGTCTCAAAGCCGTCTCTACCTGGTGGAGCACCTTTGACTCCACTAGATGAAACGGTTCCGGCAGCAGTCAATCCTCCTTCCTACAGAACCACTCATGCt ATTCAGGAGCTTTATGATGAAGCTGGAATCAGGGGTTTCTGGAAAGGGGTAATCCCAACACTGATCATG GTTAGCAACCCTTCTATACAGTTCATGCTGTATGAAACAATGTTGAACAAGTTGAAGAAACAACGCGCCTTACGTAAAGTTGGCAGTGGAGTTACTGCATTGGAG ATATTTCTACTTGGTGCCTTGGCAAAACTTGGAGCTACTGTAGTAACCTATCCTCTTCTAGTTGTGAAG GCTCGGCTTCAGGCAAAACAGGTCGTGGCTGGAGACAAAAGACATCAGTACAAAG GCACATTTGATGCCATCATCAAAATGATCCGATACGAAGGAGTATACGGATTTTACAAAGGAATGGGCACGAAAATCGTCCAGAGTGTTCTGGCTGCTGCAGTCTTGTTCATGGTGAAGGAAGAACTGGTTCGGAGTACTCGATTCCTTCTCACCAAGGGTGCCATTGGCAGAGCAAAATCAAAGCCTCAATGA
- the LOC111778819 gene encoding peroxisomal nicotinamide adenine dinucleotide carrier-like isoform X1 has protein sequence MSDALINGLAGAGGGVIAQLITYPLQTVNTRQQTERDVKNEKRKLGTLQLMCQVVKHEGWDRLYGGLGPSLVGTSVSQGVYYYFYQIFRSKAEAASLERMKAGIGDGSVGMLSSLLVAAVSGCVNVLLTNPIWVVVTRMQTHKKVSKPSLPGGAPLTPLDETVPAAVNPPSYRTTHAIQELYDEAGIRGFWKGVIPTLIMVSNPSIQFMLYETMLNKLKKQRALRKVGSGVTALEVTFTLTCNSQRHCVLTTSQHIWLLVQIFLLGALAKLGATVVTYPLLVVKARLQAKQVVAGDKRHQYKGTFDAIIKMIRYEGVYGFYKGMGTKIVQSVLAAAVLFMVKEELVRSTRFLLTKGAIGRAKSKPQ, from the exons ATGTCGGATGCGTTGATCAATGGATTGGCTGGAGCTGGAGGAGGGGTCATTGCTCAACTCATCACATACCCTCTTCAAACT GTGAATACTCGGCAGCAAACAGAGCGCGATGTGAAGAACGAGAAGAGGAAACTTGGAACATTGCAGCTGATGTGTCAG GTTGTAAAACATGAAGGATGGGACCGGCTGTATGGTGGCTTGGGGCCGTCTCTGGTGGGTACGTCTGTGTCTCAG GGTGTTTACTATTATTTCTACCAAATATTCAGGAGCAAGGCTGAAGCGGCTTCTCTTGAACGAATGAAGGCGGGGATTGGAGACGGATCAGTTGGGATGCTTTCCTCTCTTCTGGTGGCTGCTGTATCTGG GTGCGTTAACGTACTGTTGACAAATCCGATATGGGTGGTTGTTACACGGATGCAG ACACATAAAAAGGTCTCAAAGCCGTCTCTACCTGGTGGAGCACCTTTGACTCCACTAGATGAAACGGTTCCGGCAGCAGTCAATCCTCCTTCCTACAGAACCACTCATGCt ATTCAGGAGCTTTATGATGAAGCTGGAATCAGGGGTTTCTGGAAAGGGGTAATCCCAACACTGATCATG GTTAGCAACCCTTCTATACAGTTCATGCTGTATGAAACAATGTTGAACAAGTTGAAGAAACAACGCGCCTTACGTAAAGTTGGCAGTGGAGTTACTGCATTGGAGGTAACCTTTACCCTCACCTGCAATTCTCAACGTCACTGCGTGTTGACTACAAGCCAACACATTTGGTTACTTGTGCAGATATTTCTACTTGGTGCCTTGGCAAAACTTGGAGCTACTGTAGTAACCTATCCTCTTCTAGTTGTGAAG GCTCGGCTTCAGGCAAAACAGGTCGTGGCTGGAGACAAAAGACATCAGTACAAAG GCACATTTGATGCCATCATCAAAATGATCCGATACGAAGGAGTATACGGATTTTACAAAGGAATGGGCACGAAAATCGTCCAGAGTGTTCTGGCTGCTGCAGTCTTGTTCATGGTGAAGGAAGAACTGGTTCGGAGTACTCGATTCCTTCTCACCAAGGGTGCCATTGGCAGAGCAAAATCAAAGCCTCAATGA